One window of the Rosa rugosa chromosome 3, drRosRugo1.1, whole genome shotgun sequence genome contains the following:
- the LOC133738865 gene encoding cyclin-A1-4-like produces MSTRNRRAPPSSSSSSANRLPIPQNPNKKAMAAKPQVVKKRTALCDVTNQRNGSQIGSRSSASSSKPMVPCTTKVVKTKKETSTFISNHGLSGNVFPASLSSKSSILVPFSDTSISGTFESIETIATNHSPNSRGTVFPAPSSIIHALRSKDVSPSRSVSGSVSLDESMSTSNSLKSPEFEYIDNEDISEVKSIEKKTINSLYITDIPQIEGIIRKRDIFTDTVTIEEVLDIDNNLTDPQFCATIASDIYKYLLESEVNRRPSVDFMETVQKDINSGMRAILIDWLVEVAEEFRLVPETLFLTVNYVDRYLSGNVMKRQRLQLLGVACMMIAAKYEEIHVPEVEEFCYITDNTYFKDEILQMESDVLNHLKFEMTAPTAMCFLRRFCSVAEMTSEVPPLLFQYLAHYIGELSLLEYSMLGYAPSLIAASATFLAKYILSPSQKPWNSTLRHYTTYQASDLCDCVKVLHHLCCNGSGSNLAAVREKYCQHKYKFVAKKYCPLSIPPEFFHDLSN; encoded by the exons ATGTCGACCCGGAACCGCCGTGCACCGCCTTCATCATCTTCGTCCTCGGCGAATAGGCTCCCAATTCCGCAGAATCCGAACAAGAAGGCCATGGCGGCGAAACCCCAAGTGGTCAAGAAACGAACCGCTCTCTGTGACGTCACGAACCAAAGAAATGGGTCTCAAATTGGTTCGCGGAGCTCTGCTTCTTCGTCGAAGCCTATG GTGCCATGTACAACAAAAGTTGTGAAGACGAAGAAGGAAACATCTACTTTCATTAGTAATCATGGCCTCTCAGGGAATGTTTTTCCGGCATCACTGAGTTCAAAGTCAAGCATCTTGGTTCCTTTCAGTGACACGTCAATTTCAGGAACTTTTGAGTCTATTGAAACAATTGCCACTAACCATTCTCCCAACAGCAGAGGTACTGTTTTTCCTGCTCCCAGTAGCATAATACACGCTCTCAGAAGCAAAGATGTCTCTCCAAGCAGATCCGTTAGTGGTTCAGTTTCTTTGGACGAGAGCATGTCTACTTCTAATTCTTTGAAGAGTCCAGAATTTGAATATATTGACAATGAGGACATTTCAGAAGTTAAATCTATTGAGAAGAAGACGATAAACAGCCTCTACATTACAGACATCCCACAAATAGAAG GAATTATTCGGAAGAGAGATATATTTACAGATACAGTGACAATAGAAGAAGTTCTTGATATAGATAACAATCTTACGGACCCACAGTTCTGTGCAACCATTGCTTCTGACATATACAAGTACTTGCTTGAATCTGAG GTAAATAGAAGGCCCTCAGTGGACTTTATGGAAACGGTGCAGAAAGACATTAATTCTGGAATGCGGGCTATTCTGATTGATTGGCTAGTAGAG GTTGCTGAAGAGTTCAGGCTGGTACCGGAGACACTATTTCTCACTGTCAACTATGTAGATCGTTATCTTTCTGGCAATGTGATGAAAAGGCAACGATTGCAACTGCTGGGTGTTGCCTGCATGATGATTGCAGC TAAATATGAGGAGATTCATGTTCCTGAGGTGGAAGAGTTCTGTTACATTACGGACAATACATACTTCAAAGACGAG ATTTTGCAAATGGAATCTGATGTGCTGAATCATTTGAAGTTTGAAATGACAGCTCCAACAGCTATGTGCTTTTTGAG GCGATTTTGTTCTGTTGCTGAAATGACCAGTGAG GTTCCACCACTGCTGTTCCAGTACTTGGCCCACTACATTGGAGAGTTATCTCTTCTAGAATACAGCATGCTTGGCTATGCCCCATCGCTGATAGCTGCTTCTGCTACTTTCTTGGCCAAATATATACTTTCCCCTTCACAGAAGCCTTGG AATTCTACATTAAGACACTACACAACCTACCAAGCCTCTGATTTGTGTGATTGTGTGAAAGTGCTGCATCACCTGTGTTGTAATGGCAGTGGTTCTAACTTAGCTGCAGTTAGGGAGAAGTACTGTCAACACAAG TACAAGTTTGTGGCCAAGAAGTACTGCCCTCTGTCAATACCTCCAGAGTTCTTCCACGATCTGAGCAACTAG
- the LOC133738929 gene encoding cyclin-A1-1-like — translation MSTLNRRSAFPVAKRQASSSSSSNVGKFPVAEPRLAKKRAPLSNLTNRSNVSNSASKSSLVPCASKIAKVKKGSPASASNRGSNVPASFNVKPSAVVLPKVTSIQRSVEVFPKFTSAQRNEEAPPSSIAIPVPCNMDDSPSKSDGDSVSMDETMSTCDSFKSPQVEYIDNNDVQGIDSIDRKTFSHLHISDHAETTGIVCSRELLVELEGDGSIADIDNRFMDPQLCATFACDIYKHLRASEVKKRPSTDYMDKIQKDINPSMRAILVDWLVEVAEEYRLVPDTLYLTVNYIDRYLSGNPMNRQRLQLLGVACMMIASKYEEICAPQVEEFCYITDNTYFKEEVLEMESSVLNYLKFEMTAATTKCFLRRFVRAAQGANELPSMQLECLANYLAELSLLDYSMLSYAPSLVAASAIFLANYITLPSKRPWNATLQHYTLYQPSDLRECVKDLHRLCCDNHNSSLPAIREKYSQHKYKYVAKKYCPPTIPTEYQA, via the exons ATGTCGACCCTGAACCGCCGATCAGCGTTTCCGGTGGCGAAGCGGCAGgcctcgtcgtcgtcgtcgtcgaaTGTCGGGAAGTTTCCTGTGGCTGAGCCCAGATTGGCCAAGAAGCGAGCGCCGTTGAGTAATCTGACGAATCGGAGCAATGTGTCCAATAGTGCTTCGAAGAGCTCGTTG GTACCATGCGCAAGTAAGATTGCCAAGGTGAAAAAGGGTTCTCCTGCTAGCGCCAGTAACAGAGGAAGTAATGTACCTGCTTCGTTCAATGTTAAACCAAGTGCAGTTGTTCTACCAAAAGTTACTTCTATCCAAAGGAGTGTTGAAGTTTTCCCAAAGTTTACGTCTGCCCAAAGGAATGAAGAAGCTCCTCCTAGCTCCATTGCCATACCTGTCCCCTGTAACATGGATGATTCTCCAAGTAAATCGGATGGAGATTCAGTTTCTATGGATGAGACAATGTCAACTTGTGATTCTTTTAAGAGTCCGCAAGTTGAGTACATAGATAACAATGATGTTCAAGGAATTGATTCTATTGATCGAAAGACATTCAGCCACCTCCACATTTCAGACCATGCAGAAACAACAG GGATTGTCTGCAGTAGGGAACTACTTGTGGAGTTGGAAGGAGATGGTAGCATTGCTGACATTGATAACCGTTTCATGGATCCACAGCTCTGTGCAACCTTTGCTTGTGATATCTACAAGCATTTGCGTGCATCTGAGGTGAAGAAAAGGCCTTCCACAGATTACATGGACAAAATTCAGAAGGACATTAACCCGAGCATGCGTGCAATACTTGTTGACTGGCTTGTGGAG GTGGCTGAAGAGTACAGGCTTGTACCCGATACATTATATTTGACTGTGAACTACATAGACCGATATCTTTCAGGGAACCCTATGAATAGACAACGGTTACAGTTACTAGGTGTTGCTTGTATGATGATTGCATC AAAATATGAGGAGATCTGTGCACCCCAGGTTGAAGAGTTTTGTTACATTACTGATAACACATATTTCAAGGAAGAG GTCTTGGAAATGGAATCTTCTGTTTTGAATTACTTGAAGTTTGAAATGACAGCCGCAACAACTAAATGTTTCTTAAG GCGATTTGTTCGTGCTGCTCAAGGGGCCAATGAGCTTCCATCAATGCAGTTGGAGTGCTTGGCAAACTACCTTGCAGAACTATCTCTTCTAGATTACAGCATGCTTTCTTATGCTCCGTCACTTGTAGCTGCTTCTGCAATCTTCCTGGCCAATTACATAACACTCCCTTCAAAGAGACCATGG AATGCTACCTTGCAGCATTACACACTTTACCAGCCTTCTGATTTGCGTGAATGCGTCAAGGATCTCCATCGCCTATGTTGTGATAACCACAATTCTAGTTTACCTGCTATCAGAGAGAAATACAGTCAGCATAAG